The following coding sequences lie in one Anoplolepis gracilipes chromosome 4, ASM4749672v1, whole genome shotgun sequence genomic window:
- the LOC140665468 gene encoding uncharacterized protein isoform X9 — translation MALSSCFHYRLYTDFATYAFLDIPDLYPRSLSTLPCTGHRDKKDRLKLETYAITKTPFSQSLRIAKGGERGFRETCRDTLTFTYNQSQIDASQVYIQVSITSCQRQVSLNRRQLSQRNHLTDKTIDCSKHLLTYISLNYGLFIDTDREHPFSNMVGVTQRPWTPTKRRGPIAAEYSSPGPACVTLPPLIGKTVPDSKRERAPAFSFGSRHSAKNNSPGPGPGQYNVSGLSAKGKDGAPALSLHGRTKSTKPEITPAPGDYNPQKAQKIILDSSPKYSFGVKTQLEKISCTPAQADYRAEIMNFYCKAAAAFSFGIKTVSERLSDIPAPGTYHPKKTRLDSTPQFTFGLRTSLNKPSDTPAPGTYSPEKVNLEKGPQYSLTGKGRVEKCNGTPAPGAYCPEKVRLDPSPQFSFGLRPAVEKPSDTPAPGTYSPEKVNLNKGPQYSLSGKGPTEKPVDTPAPGTYSPEKVKLDTTPQYSFGIRPALEKSSDTPAPGAYSPEKVNLDKGPQYSLTGKGPVEKPTDTPAPGTYFPEKVRLDNTPRYSFGVKHALDKTSDTPAPGTYSPEKINLDKGPQYSLTGKGLAEKPTDTPAPGTYAPEKVKLDNTPRYSFGIRHAPDKTSDTPAPGTYSPEKVNLDKGPQYSLTGKGPAEKLADTPAPGTYSPEKVKLDNTPQYSFGLRPLLDKPSDTPAPGAYSPEKVNLDKGPQYSLMGKGPTEKPADTPAPGAYSPEKVKLDTTPKYSFGLRTSLDKPSDTPAPGAYSPEKVNLDKGPQYSLTGKGSAPKPDDVPAPGTYSPEKVNLDKGPQYSLTGKGTPGKLNDNPAPGTYSPEKVNISKSPQYSFGIKTEIDKKDTIPGPGEYSPEKAMLLLEKALRFTFGLRPPTNRPDGVPAPNIYNIPSSLGGTKEGNKKAAPAYSISGRQKVFTDDRVLVPGPGAYETIKPDTVRVKSPAYSISARFSLPNDHSQIPGPGAHCPEKVLLDIPPAHTFGIRHSAYICNLKDAVY, via the exons aTGGCATTGTCCTCTTGCTTCCATTATCGGCTATACACGGATTTCGCAACCTACGCATTCCTTGACATTCCCGATCTCTATCCTCGGTCTCTGTCAACCTTACCATGTACTGGCCACCGAGACAAAAAAGATCGGCTAAAATTAGAAACTTACGCCATAACGAAAACTCC ATTCTCCCAGTCATTGCGAATCGCAAAAGGTGGGGAACGCGGATTCCGGGAAACATGCCGCGATACCTTGACGTTTACTTACAATCAGTCGCAGATCGACGCGTCTCAGGTGTACATCCAAGTGTCTATTACCAGCTGTCAAAGGCAGGTCTCACTTAATCGGCGGCAATTGAGCCAGCGAAATCATCTCACTGATAAGACAATCGATTGTTCGAAACATTTGCTGACATACATATCTCTCAATTACGGACTTTTTATTGATACTGA cagGGAACACCCTTTCAGCAACATGGTTGGAGTGACACAGAGACCTTGGACACCTACGAAAAGACGAGGTCCGATTGCTGCCGAATATAGTAGCCCAGGGCCAGCCTGTGTAACTTTACCGCCGCTAATCG GAAAAACAGTTCCAGATTCTAAACGAGAAAGGGCACCAGCATTTTCCTTTGGCAGCAG ACACTCGGCGAAAAACAATAGTCCTGGACCTGGCCCTGGACAGTACAATGTCTCTGGACTTAGTGCAAAAG gAAAGGATGGTGCACCTGCCTTGTCACTGCACGGCCGAACGAAATCGACGAAACCGGAAATTACACCGGCACCGGGCGACTACAATCCGCAGAAGGCGCAAAAGATAATTCTAGATAGCTCGCCGAAATATTCCTTTGGTGTTAAAACGCAACTCGAGAAAATCAGCTGTACACCCG CACAGGCCGACTATCGCGCTGAAATCATGAATTTCTACTGCAAAGCAGCAGCAGCGTTCTCTTTTGGCATAAAAACTGTGTCGGAAAGACTGAGTGATATTCCCG CTCCAGGTACTTATCATCCCAAGAAAACGAGGCTGGATAGTACACCGCAGTTTACGTTCGGACTTAGAACGTCGCTCAATAAACCGAGCGACACGCCAG CACCCGGAACATACAGTCCGGAGAAAGTAAATTTAGAGAAGGGTCCTCAGTACAGTTTAACTGGAAAAGGCCGAGTCGAAAAATGTAACGGAACACCAG CGCCAGGCGCATATTGTCCCGAAAAAGTAAGGCTGGACCCATCACCGCAATTCAGTTTTGGACTAAGACCCGCTGTGGAAAAGCCAAGCGACACACCAG caCCCGGTACTTATAGTCCTGAAAAGGTGAATCTGAATAAAGGGCCCCAATATAGTTTGAGTGGCAAGGGACCTACCGAGAAACCCGTCGACACACCAG CACCTGGAACATACAGTCccgaaaaagttaaattagaTACCACGCCACAATACAGTTTCGGAATTAGACCTGCTCTGGAGAAATCTAGTGATACTCCgg CCCCAGGTGCTTACAGTCcagaaaaagtaaatttggATAAAGGACCGCAGTACAGTTTAACTGGGAAAGGACCTGTCGAGAAGCCCACGGATACACcag CGCCCGGCACATATTTCCCCGAAAAAGTCAGATTGGATAATACACCAAGATATAGTTTCGGAGTTAAGCACGCCCTAGACAAAACCAGCGATACACCAg CGCCTGGTACTTACAGCCCGGAAAAAATAAACTTGGATAAAGGACCGCAGTATAGTTTGACTGGAAAAGGACTTGCCGAGAAGCCCACGGATACACCAG CGCCCGGCACATATGCTCCCGAAAAAGTTAAATTGGATAATACGCCAAGATATAGTTTCGGAATTAGGCATGCCCCGGACAAAACCAGCGATACGCCAG CGCCTGGTACTTACAGTCcagaaaaagtaaatttggATAAAGGACCGCAGTACAGTTTGACTGGCAAGGGACCCGCCGAAAAACTTGCAGATACACCAG CACCTGGTACATACTCGCCCGAGAAAGTAAAATTGGATAATACACCGCAATACAGTTTCGGTCTTAGACCCCTCCTGGACAAGCCTAGCGATACACCAG CACCTGGAGCTTATAGCCCAGAAAAAGTGAATTTGGATAAAGGACCGCAATACAGCTTGATGGGCAAAGGGCCTACTGAGAAACCCGCTGATACACCAG CGCCTGGCGCGTACTCGcctgaaaaagtaaaattggACACCACTCCAAAGTACAGTTTTGGACTTCGAACGTCTCTTGATAAACCCAGCGATACACCAG CACCTGGTGCTTATAGCCCAGAGAAGGTAAATTTAGACAAAGGGCCGCAATATAGTTTGACTGGAAAAGGATCTGCACCGAAGCCTGACGACGTTCCCG CGCCTGGCACGTATAGTCCCGAGAAAGTAAACCTGGACAAGGGGCCGCAGTATAGTTTGACCGGAAAAGGAACACCAGGAAAATTGAACGACAATCCAG CTCCCGGTACATACAGTCCCGAAAAAGTAAACATATCTAAGTCGCCGCAATACAGTTTCGGTATTAAAACCGAGATCGACAAAAAGGATACTATACCAG GTCCCGGCGAATACAGCCCGGAAAAAGCAATGCTTTTGTTGGAGAAAGCATTGCGATTTACTTTCGGCCTCAGACCACCCACGAACAGACCAGACGGCGTTCCAG cgcctaatatatataacatccCCTCCTCTCTCGGCGGAACCAAGGAAGGCAACAAGAAAGCGGCACCTGCCTACTCGATATCCGGTAGACAAAAGGTCTTTACGGACGATCGCGTTCTCGTGCCTGGACCAGGTGCATACGAGACCATTAAACCGGACACGGTCAGAGTGAAAAGTCCGGCGTACAGCATAAGCGCCCGTTTCTCGTTGCCCAACGATCATTCGCAGATTCCGGGACCCGGAGCGCATTGTCCCGAAAAG
- the LOC140665468 gene encoding uncharacterized protein isoform X5: MALSSCFHYRLYTDFATYAFLDIPDLYPRSLSTLPCTGHRDKKDRLKLETYAITKTPFSQSLRIAKGGERGFRETCRDTLTFTYNQSQIDASQVYIQVSITSCQRQVSLNRRQLSQRNHLTDKTIDCSKHLLTYISLNYGLFIDTDREHPFSNMVGVTQRPWTPTKRRGPIAAEYSSPGPACVTLPPLIGKTVPDSKRERAPAFSFGSRHSAKNNSPGPGPGQYNVSGLSAKGKDGAPALSLHGRTKSTKPEITPAPGDYNPQKAQKIILDSSPKYSFGVKTQLEKISCTPAPGTYHPKKTRLDSTPQFTFGLRTSLNKPSDTPAPGTYSPEKVNLEKGPQYSLTGKGRVEKCNGTPAPGAYCPEKVRLDPSPQFSFGLRPAVEKPSDTPAPGTYSPEKVNLNKGPQYSLSGKGPTEKPVDTPAPGTYSPEKVKLDTTPQYSFGIRPALEKSSDTPAPGAYSPEKVNLDKGPQYSLTGKGPVEKPTDTPAPGTYFPEKVRLDNTPRYSFGVKHALDKTSDTPAPGTYSPEKINLDKGPQYSLTGKGLAEKPTDTPAPGTYAPEKVKLDNTPRYSFGIRHAPDKTSDTPAPGTYSPEKVNLDKGPQYSLTGKGPAEKLADTPAPGTYSPEKVKLDNTPQYSFGLRPLLDKPSDTPAPGAYSPEKVNLDKGPQYSLMGKGPTEKPADTPAPGAYSPEKVKLDTTPKYSFGLRTSLDKPSDTPAPGAYSPEKVNLDKGPQYSLTGKGSAPKPDDVPAPGTYSPEKVNLDKGPQYSLTGKGTPGKLNDNPGPADYKPEKALNLEHKPYYSFGDRKPLDKPKDTPGNGPADYTPEKILNLEHKHYFSFGSRKPFHKSRDIPGPGSYYPEKAQHLEHKPYFSFGNRKPLFRSSDTPAPGTYSPEKVNISKSPQYSFGIKTEIDKKDTIPGPGEYSPEKAMLLLEKALRFTFGLRPPTNRPDGVPAPNIYNIPSSLGGTKEGNKKAAPAYSISGRQKVFTDDRVLVPGPGAYETIKPDTVRVKSPAYSISARFSLPNDHSQIPGPGAHCPEKVLLDIPPAHTFGIRHSAYICNLKDAVY; this comes from the exons aTGGCATTGTCCTCTTGCTTCCATTATCGGCTATACACGGATTTCGCAACCTACGCATTCCTTGACATTCCCGATCTCTATCCTCGGTCTCTGTCAACCTTACCATGTACTGGCCACCGAGACAAAAAAGATCGGCTAAAATTAGAAACTTACGCCATAACGAAAACTCC ATTCTCCCAGTCATTGCGAATCGCAAAAGGTGGGGAACGCGGATTCCGGGAAACATGCCGCGATACCTTGACGTTTACTTACAATCAGTCGCAGATCGACGCGTCTCAGGTGTACATCCAAGTGTCTATTACCAGCTGTCAAAGGCAGGTCTCACTTAATCGGCGGCAATTGAGCCAGCGAAATCATCTCACTGATAAGACAATCGATTGTTCGAAACATTTGCTGACATACATATCTCTCAATTACGGACTTTTTATTGATACTGA cagGGAACACCCTTTCAGCAACATGGTTGGAGTGACACAGAGACCTTGGACACCTACGAAAAGACGAGGTCCGATTGCTGCCGAATATAGTAGCCCAGGGCCAGCCTGTGTAACTTTACCGCCGCTAATCG GAAAAACAGTTCCAGATTCTAAACGAGAAAGGGCACCAGCATTTTCCTTTGGCAGCAG ACACTCGGCGAAAAACAATAGTCCTGGACCTGGCCCTGGACAGTACAATGTCTCTGGACTTAGTGCAAAAG gAAAGGATGGTGCACCTGCCTTGTCACTGCACGGCCGAACGAAATCGACGAAACCGGAAATTACACCGGCACCGGGCGACTACAATCCGCAGAAGGCGCAAAAGATAATTCTAGATAGCTCGCCGAAATATTCCTTTGGTGTTAAAACGCAACTCGAGAAAATCAGCTGTACACCCG CTCCAGGTACTTATCATCCCAAGAAAACGAGGCTGGATAGTACACCGCAGTTTACGTTCGGACTTAGAACGTCGCTCAATAAACCGAGCGACACGCCAG CACCCGGAACATACAGTCCGGAGAAAGTAAATTTAGAGAAGGGTCCTCAGTACAGTTTAACTGGAAAAGGCCGAGTCGAAAAATGTAACGGAACACCAG CGCCAGGCGCATATTGTCCCGAAAAAGTAAGGCTGGACCCATCACCGCAATTCAGTTTTGGACTAAGACCCGCTGTGGAAAAGCCAAGCGACACACCAG caCCCGGTACTTATAGTCCTGAAAAGGTGAATCTGAATAAAGGGCCCCAATATAGTTTGAGTGGCAAGGGACCTACCGAGAAACCCGTCGACACACCAG CACCTGGAACATACAGTCccgaaaaagttaaattagaTACCACGCCACAATACAGTTTCGGAATTAGACCTGCTCTGGAGAAATCTAGTGATACTCCgg CCCCAGGTGCTTACAGTCcagaaaaagtaaatttggATAAAGGACCGCAGTACAGTTTAACTGGGAAAGGACCTGTCGAGAAGCCCACGGATACACcag CGCCCGGCACATATTTCCCCGAAAAAGTCAGATTGGATAATACACCAAGATATAGTTTCGGAGTTAAGCACGCCCTAGACAAAACCAGCGATACACCAg CGCCTGGTACTTACAGCCCGGAAAAAATAAACTTGGATAAAGGACCGCAGTATAGTTTGACTGGAAAAGGACTTGCCGAGAAGCCCACGGATACACCAG CGCCCGGCACATATGCTCCCGAAAAAGTTAAATTGGATAATACGCCAAGATATAGTTTCGGAATTAGGCATGCCCCGGACAAAACCAGCGATACGCCAG CGCCTGGTACTTACAGTCcagaaaaagtaaatttggATAAAGGACCGCAGTACAGTTTGACTGGCAAGGGACCCGCCGAAAAACTTGCAGATACACCAG CACCTGGTACATACTCGCCCGAGAAAGTAAAATTGGATAATACACCGCAATACAGTTTCGGTCTTAGACCCCTCCTGGACAAGCCTAGCGATACACCAG CACCTGGAGCTTATAGCCCAGAAAAAGTGAATTTGGATAAAGGACCGCAATACAGCTTGATGGGCAAAGGGCCTACTGAGAAACCCGCTGATACACCAG CGCCTGGCGCGTACTCGcctgaaaaagtaaaattggACACCACTCCAAAGTACAGTTTTGGACTTCGAACGTCTCTTGATAAACCCAGCGATACACCAG CACCTGGTGCTTATAGCCCAGAGAAGGTAAATTTAGACAAAGGGCCGCAATATAGTTTGACTGGAAAAGGATCTGCACCGAAGCCTGACGACGTTCCCG CGCCTGGCACGTATAGTCCCGAGAAAGTAAACCTGGACAAGGGGCCGCAGTATAGTTTGACCGGAAAAGGAACACCAGGAAAATTGAACGACAATCCAG GCCCCGCTGATTACAAACCAGAGAAAGCTCTAAATCTGGAACATAAACCCTATTACAGTTTTGGTGATAGGAAACCTTTGGATAAACCTAAAGATACACCAGGTAACG GCCCTGCCGATTACACTCCGGAGAAAATTCTAAATCTGGAACATAAACACTATTTCAGTTTCGGTAGTAGAAAACCCTTCCATAAGTCCCGCGATATACCAG GCCCTGGTAGTTACTATCCGGAGAAAGCTCAACATTTGGAACATAAACCCTATTTCAGTTTCGGTAACAGAAAACCCTTGTTTAGGTCTAGCGATACACCAG CTCCCGGTACATACAGTCCCGAAAAAGTAAACATATCTAAGTCGCCGCAATACAGTTTCGGTATTAAAACCGAGATCGACAAAAAGGATACTATACCAG GTCCCGGCGAATACAGCCCGGAAAAAGCAATGCTTTTGTTGGAGAAAGCATTGCGATTTACTTTCGGCCTCAGACCACCCACGAACAGACCAGACGGCGTTCCAG cgcctaatatatataacatccCCTCCTCTCTCGGCGGAACCAAGGAAGGCAACAAGAAAGCGGCACCTGCCTACTCGATATCCGGTAGACAAAAGGTCTTTACGGACGATCGCGTTCTCGTGCCTGGACCAGGTGCATACGAGACCATTAAACCGGACACGGTCAGAGTGAAAAGTCCGGCGTACAGCATAAGCGCCCGTTTCTCGTTGCCCAACGATCATTCGCAGATTCCGGGACCCGGAGCGCATTGTCCCGAAAAG
- the LOC140665468 gene encoding uncharacterized protein isoform X6, translating to MALSSCFHYRLYTDFATYAFLDIPDLYPRSLSTLPCTGHRDKKDRLKLETYAITKTPFSQSLRIAKGGERGFRETCRDTLTFTYNQSQIDASQVYIQVSITSCQRQVSLNRRQLSQRNHLTDKTIDCSKHLLTYISLNYGLFIDTDREHPFSNMVGVTQRPWTPTKRRGPIAAEYSSPGPACVTLPPLIGKTVPDSKRERAPAFSFGSRHSAKNNSPGPGPGQYNVSGLSAKGKDGAPALSLHGRTKSTKPEITPAPGDYNPQKAQKIILDSSPKYSFGVKTQLEKISCTPAPGTYSPEKVNLEKGPQYSLTGKGRVEKCNGTPAPGAYCPEKVRLDPSPQFSFGLRPAVEKPSDTPAPGTYSPEKVNLNKGPQYSLSGKGPTEKPVDTPAPGTYSPEKVKLDTTPQYSFGIRPALEKSSDTPAPGAYSPEKVNLDKGPQYSLTGKGPVEKPTDTPAPGTYFPEKVRLDNTPRYSFGVKHALDKTSDTPAPGTYSPEKINLDKGPQYSLTGKGLAEKPTDTPAPGTYAPEKVKLDNTPRYSFGIRHAPDKTSDTPAPGTYSPEKVNLDKGPQYSLTGKGPAEKLADTPAPGTYSPEKVKLDNTPQYSFGLRPLLDKPSDTPAPGAYSPEKVNLDKGPQYSLMGKGPTEKPADTPAPGAYSPEKVKLDTTPKYSFGLRTSLDKPSDTPAPGAYSPEKVNLDKGPQYSLTGKGSAPKPDDVPAPGTYSPEKVNLDKGPQYSLTGKGTPGKLNDNPGPADYKPEKALNLEHKPYYSFGDRKPLDKPKDTPGNGPADYTPEKILNLEHKHYFSFGSRKPFHKSRDIPGPGSYYPEKAQHLEHKPYFSFGNRKPLFRSSDTPAPGTYSPEKVNISKSPQYSFGIKTEIDKKDTIPGPGEYSPEKAMLLLEKALRFTFGLRPPTNRPDGVPAPNIYNIPSSLGGTKEGNKKAAPAYSISGRQKVFTDDRVLVPGPGAYETIKPDTVRVKSPAYSISARFSLPNDHSQIPGPGAHCPEKVLLDIPPAHTFGIRHSAYICNLKDAVY from the exons aTGGCATTGTCCTCTTGCTTCCATTATCGGCTATACACGGATTTCGCAACCTACGCATTCCTTGACATTCCCGATCTCTATCCTCGGTCTCTGTCAACCTTACCATGTACTGGCCACCGAGACAAAAAAGATCGGCTAAAATTAGAAACTTACGCCATAACGAAAACTCC ATTCTCCCAGTCATTGCGAATCGCAAAAGGTGGGGAACGCGGATTCCGGGAAACATGCCGCGATACCTTGACGTTTACTTACAATCAGTCGCAGATCGACGCGTCTCAGGTGTACATCCAAGTGTCTATTACCAGCTGTCAAAGGCAGGTCTCACTTAATCGGCGGCAATTGAGCCAGCGAAATCATCTCACTGATAAGACAATCGATTGTTCGAAACATTTGCTGACATACATATCTCTCAATTACGGACTTTTTATTGATACTGA cagGGAACACCCTTTCAGCAACATGGTTGGAGTGACACAGAGACCTTGGACACCTACGAAAAGACGAGGTCCGATTGCTGCCGAATATAGTAGCCCAGGGCCAGCCTGTGTAACTTTACCGCCGCTAATCG GAAAAACAGTTCCAGATTCTAAACGAGAAAGGGCACCAGCATTTTCCTTTGGCAGCAG ACACTCGGCGAAAAACAATAGTCCTGGACCTGGCCCTGGACAGTACAATGTCTCTGGACTTAGTGCAAAAG gAAAGGATGGTGCACCTGCCTTGTCACTGCACGGCCGAACGAAATCGACGAAACCGGAAATTACACCGGCACCGGGCGACTACAATCCGCAGAAGGCGCAAAAGATAATTCTAGATAGCTCGCCGAAATATTCCTTTGGTGTTAAAACGCAACTCGAGAAAATCAGCTGTACACCCG CACCCGGAACATACAGTCCGGAGAAAGTAAATTTAGAGAAGGGTCCTCAGTACAGTTTAACTGGAAAAGGCCGAGTCGAAAAATGTAACGGAACACCAG CGCCAGGCGCATATTGTCCCGAAAAAGTAAGGCTGGACCCATCACCGCAATTCAGTTTTGGACTAAGACCCGCTGTGGAAAAGCCAAGCGACACACCAG caCCCGGTACTTATAGTCCTGAAAAGGTGAATCTGAATAAAGGGCCCCAATATAGTTTGAGTGGCAAGGGACCTACCGAGAAACCCGTCGACACACCAG CACCTGGAACATACAGTCccgaaaaagttaaattagaTACCACGCCACAATACAGTTTCGGAATTAGACCTGCTCTGGAGAAATCTAGTGATACTCCgg CCCCAGGTGCTTACAGTCcagaaaaagtaaatttggATAAAGGACCGCAGTACAGTTTAACTGGGAAAGGACCTGTCGAGAAGCCCACGGATACACcag CGCCCGGCACATATTTCCCCGAAAAAGTCAGATTGGATAATACACCAAGATATAGTTTCGGAGTTAAGCACGCCCTAGACAAAACCAGCGATACACCAg CGCCTGGTACTTACAGCCCGGAAAAAATAAACTTGGATAAAGGACCGCAGTATAGTTTGACTGGAAAAGGACTTGCCGAGAAGCCCACGGATACACCAG CGCCCGGCACATATGCTCCCGAAAAAGTTAAATTGGATAATACGCCAAGATATAGTTTCGGAATTAGGCATGCCCCGGACAAAACCAGCGATACGCCAG CGCCTGGTACTTACAGTCcagaaaaagtaaatttggATAAAGGACCGCAGTACAGTTTGACTGGCAAGGGACCCGCCGAAAAACTTGCAGATACACCAG CACCTGGTACATACTCGCCCGAGAAAGTAAAATTGGATAATACACCGCAATACAGTTTCGGTCTTAGACCCCTCCTGGACAAGCCTAGCGATACACCAG CACCTGGAGCTTATAGCCCAGAAAAAGTGAATTTGGATAAAGGACCGCAATACAGCTTGATGGGCAAAGGGCCTACTGAGAAACCCGCTGATACACCAG CGCCTGGCGCGTACTCGcctgaaaaagtaaaattggACACCACTCCAAAGTACAGTTTTGGACTTCGAACGTCTCTTGATAAACCCAGCGATACACCAG CACCTGGTGCTTATAGCCCAGAGAAGGTAAATTTAGACAAAGGGCCGCAATATAGTTTGACTGGAAAAGGATCTGCACCGAAGCCTGACGACGTTCCCG CGCCTGGCACGTATAGTCCCGAGAAAGTAAACCTGGACAAGGGGCCGCAGTATAGTTTGACCGGAAAAGGAACACCAGGAAAATTGAACGACAATCCAG GCCCCGCTGATTACAAACCAGAGAAAGCTCTAAATCTGGAACATAAACCCTATTACAGTTTTGGTGATAGGAAACCTTTGGATAAACCTAAAGATACACCAGGTAACG GCCCTGCCGATTACACTCCGGAGAAAATTCTAAATCTGGAACATAAACACTATTTCAGTTTCGGTAGTAGAAAACCCTTCCATAAGTCCCGCGATATACCAG GCCCTGGTAGTTACTATCCGGAGAAAGCTCAACATTTGGAACATAAACCCTATTTCAGTTTCGGTAACAGAAAACCCTTGTTTAGGTCTAGCGATACACCAG CTCCCGGTACATACAGTCCCGAAAAAGTAAACATATCTAAGTCGCCGCAATACAGTTTCGGTATTAAAACCGAGATCGACAAAAAGGATACTATACCAG GTCCCGGCGAATACAGCCCGGAAAAAGCAATGCTTTTGTTGGAGAAAGCATTGCGATTTACTTTCGGCCTCAGACCACCCACGAACAGACCAGACGGCGTTCCAG cgcctaatatatataacatccCCTCCTCTCTCGGCGGAACCAAGGAAGGCAACAAGAAAGCGGCACCTGCCTACTCGATATCCGGTAGACAAAAGGTCTTTACGGACGATCGCGTTCTCGTGCCTGGACCAGGTGCATACGAGACCATTAAACCGGACACGGTCAGAGTGAAAAGTCCGGCGTACAGCATAAGCGCCCGTTTCTCGTTGCCCAACGATCATTCGCAGATTCCGGGACCCGGAGCGCATTGTCCCGAAAAG